In the Candidatus Binatia bacterium genome, one interval contains:
- a CDS encoding YfhL family 4Fe-4S dicluster ferredoxin: protein MATMITEECINCGACEPECPNTAIYEGGVQWESPDGSMHDAITEDIYYIVPQKCTECVGFFDQEQCAAVCPVDCCVPNPEIPETEDVLLARAKTLHADVQIPEPPPSRFRR, encoded by the coding sequence ATGGCCACGATGATCACAGAAGAATGCATCAACTGCGGAGCCTGCGAGCCCGAGTGCCCGAACACCGCCATCTATGAGGGCGGCGTGCAGTGGGAGTCTCCGGACGGCTCGATGCACGACGCGATCACGGAGGACATCTACTACATCGTCCCCCAGAAATGCACCGAGTGCGTCGGCTTCTTCGACCAGGAGCAATGCGCTGCGGTATGCCCGGTGGACTGCTGCGTACCGAACCCGGAAATTCCCGAGACCGAGGACGTGCTGCTCGCCCGCGCGAAGACCCTGCACGCCGACGTCCAGATTCCCGAACCGCCTCCGTCCCGTTTCCGCCGCTGA